From Anopheles darlingi chromosome 2, idAnoDarlMG_H_01, whole genome shotgun sequence, the proteins below share one genomic window:
- the LOC125948212 gene encoding LSM12 homolog A has translation MTAIQECFSIGSTVVCTTCHNANIEGEVLAFDQTTKMLILKCPSESKVAKLNDVYIVNLAMCSDVQVKKEVCIVPEPPLSLNLQRLSTRARNQVEQKRRQLSALAAGVSPEGQNLFMAIARTINQVTWSGPNIVVFKEVIIKPPYKVENVHTNGPSDQRQLGYVKKIVEKHVNDQAKLNQSPSDIVAN, from the exons ATGACCGCGATCCAAGAGTGTTTCTCCATCGGCAGTACGGTCGTCTGTACAACGTGCCACAACGCCAACATCGAGGGTGAAGTGCTGGCCTTCGATCAGACCACGAAAATGCTGATACTCA AATGCCCGTCGGAAAGTAAGGTCGCGAAGCTGAACGACGTCTACATCGTCAACCTGGCGATGTGCAGCGATGTGCAGGTGAAAAAGGAAGTCTGCATAGTACCGGAGCCGCCGCTATCGTTAAATTTGCAGCGC CTGAGCACTCGGGCCCGGAATCAGGTGGAACAGAAGAGGCGTCAGCTTTCCGCGCTTGCTGCCGGCGTTAGTCCGGAGGGTCAGAATCTGTTCATGGCAATCGCACGCACGATCAATCAG GTCACCTGGTCCGGTCCCAACATCGTCGTCTTCAAAGAAGTAATCATCAAGCCTCCTTACAAAGTGGAAAACGTTCATACAAACGGCCCGTCGGATCAGCGGCAGCTGGGTTATGTGAAGAAAATA GTGGAAAAGCACGTGAACGATCAAGCCAAATTAAATCAAAGCCCATCAGACATAGTGGCAAACTGA
- the LOC125948196 gene encoding uncharacterized protein LOC125948196, protein MRIILSLWTIGVLCVVLHQSNARKLESIASNLITGSNKLGQVKQNVDTYEDLSSSNQQDVGSEAVPESTETNEIEDEVASPEVVNEVLEESNVVPQEVVSEVTEVNTDDSSLINRYCRCTAYECNCCRDIDVPLFPIKGPGCAVVQYLDGDRMSVGVKFADRMIVNRVISARRATPVCLPLPGGYNRFCGRVYGISRKANEGFKACLGLELRADDEVEAVLRVSCFKFGPRGLSVMEPEPLPPVDDIDVGDEDDEDDDDEEEDDLDLGFSLDEDEDDDDGEDDDDDGADSVQDNETDQSDSPDYTGFSFLDRNLMGGLLGVKNFFGRR, encoded by the exons ATGCGCATCATCTTGAGCCTGTGGACGATAGGGGTGCTGTGTGTGGTTTTACACCAGTCCAACGCACGAAAGCTGGAGA GTATCGCATCGAATCTCATCACTGGCAGCAACAAGCTTGGCCaagtaaaacaaaacgtgGACACGTACGAAGATCTGTCCTCGTCGAACCAACAGGATGTTGGCAGTGAAGCTGTACCGGAGAGtacggaaacgaacgaaatcgaGGACGAGGTGGCCAGTCCCGAGGTAGTAAATGAGGTGCTAGAAGAATCTAACGTTGTACCCCAAGAGGTGGTCAGCGAAGTGACGGAAGTCAATACGGACGATTCCAGTCTTATCAATCGATACTGTCGGTGTACGGCATACGAGTGTAACTGCTGTCGGGACATCGATGTACCACTATTCCCCATCAAGGGTCCCGGCTGCGCGGTAGTGCAGTACCTGGATGGTGACCGGATGTCGGTGGGTGTAAAGTTTGCCGATCGTATGATTGTAAACCGTGTAATCTCCG CGAGGAGAGCGACTCCAGTTTGTCTTCCGTTGCCCGGAGGATATAATCGATTTTGCGGCCGTGTTTACGGTATCTCGCGAAAGGCGAACGAAGGATTCAAAGCCTGCTTAGGTCTTGAGCTGCGTGCGGACGACGAGGTAGAAGCAGTACTGCGTGTATCATGCTTCAAGTTTGGACCTCGCGGTCTGTCGGTGATGGAACCGGAACCTCTGCCACCGGTTGATGATATCGATGTCggtgacgaggatgatgaggacgatgacgatgaggaggaagatgatttGGATCTCGGATTTTCCCTAG acgaagatgaagatgacgacgatggtgaagatgacgatgatgacggtgcgGATAGCGTGCAGGACAACGAAACCGATCAGAGTGACTCACCGGACTATACCGGATTCAGCTTTCTCGATCGCAATCTAATGGGAGGTCTGCTGGGAGTGAAAAATTTCTTTGGAAGACGTTGA
- the LOC125948216 gene encoding ubiquitin-conjugating enzyme E2 G2, whose amino-acid sequence MAGSALRRLMAEYKQLTLNPPEGIIAGPISEENFFEWEALITGPEGTCFEGGIFTAKLVFPPDYPLSPPKMKFTCEMFHPNIFTDGRVCISILHAPGDDPLGYELSAERWSPVQSVEKILLSVVSMLAEPNDESGANVDAAIMWRENREEFNKIAKRIVRKTLGLSS is encoded by the exons ATGGCAGGCTCTGCCTTAAGAAGATTGATGGCTGAATACAAGC AGCTCACCCTAAACCCTCCGGAAGGCATCATTGCGGGCCCTATCAGTGAGGAGAACTTCTTCGAATGGGAAGCTCTTATAAC CGGACCAGAAGGCACCTGCTTCGAGGGTGGCATATTTACAGCGAAACTCGTCTTTCCTCCAGACTATCCGCTAAGTCCGCCTAAAATGAAGTTTACGTGTGAAATGTTCCATCCAAATA TTTTCACCGATGGCCGTGTTTGCATATCGATTTTACATGCACCCGGAGACGATCCACTAG GATACGAGCTATCCGCAGAGCGGTGGAGCCCTGTACAGAGCGTGGAAAAAATCTTGCTAAGCGTAGTCAGCATGCTGGCAG AACCTAACGACGAGTCCGGTGCTAACGTCGATGCAGCTATCATGTGGCGTGAGAATCGAGAAGAATTCAACAAAATTGCCAAGCGAATCGTTCGCAAGACGCTCGGTCTATCCTCATAG
- the LOC125948207 gene encoding NADH dehydrogenase [ubiquinone] flavoprotein 2, mitochondrial encodes MLRLFANTLRTAAVRPLSTSTVKRSDNLFVHRDTPEDNPSILFEFTAENQKRAEAILNIYPEGHKRGAMIPLLDLAQRQHGWLPISAMHKVADILGLPHMRVYEVATFYTMFMRKPTGKYHIQVCTTTPCWLCGSDEVLAACKKHLGIGVGETTKDGLFTISEVECLGACVNAPMLAVNDDYYEDLSVADTEEILDSLKQGKNPRPGPRNGRFASEPVKGLTSLTEEPKGPGFGLQAGL; translated from the exons ATGTTGCGCCTATTTGCCAACACTCTG AGGACTGCGGCGGTACGACCGCTCAGCACATCGACGGTGAAGAGGAGCGACAACTTGTTCGTGCACCGCGATACTCCCGAGGATAACCCCAGCATCCTGTTCGAGTTTACTGCCGAAAATCAGAAG CGTGCTGAAGCCATCCTGAACATCTACCCGGAGGGACACAAACGGGGTGCCATGATCCCACTGCTGGATCTGGCCCAGCGACAGCACGGATGGCTGCCAATCTCCGCCATGCACAAGGTGGCCGACATTCTGGGACTACCGCATATGCGTGTGTACGAGGTGGCCACTTTCTACACGATGTTTATGCGCAAACCGACGGGAAAATACCACATCCAGGTGTGCACCACCACGCCATGCTGGCTGTGCGGTTCAGATGAGGTTCTTGCGGCCTGCAAG AAACACCTCGGAATCGGTGTCGGAGAGACGACGAAGGACGGCTTGTTCACCATCTCGGAGGTCGAGTGTttgggtgcgtgtgtgaacGCCCCAATGCTAGCCGTTAATGACGATTACTAC GAAGACCTAAGCGTGGCCGATACGGAAGAAATTCTGGACAGCCTAAAGCAAGGAAAGAATCCGCGTCCGGGTCCTCGCAATGGACGATTTGCATCGGAACCGGTCAAGGGGCTCACATCGCTCACGGAAGAGCCCAAGGGTCCTGGCTTTGGTCTGCAAGCCGGACTATAA
- the LOC125948171 gene encoding nucleolar protein 58 has translation MFILYETPAGYAIFKLLDSNKFKEIDNLYLEFESPEKANKIVKLKHFEKFADTTEALSAATAAVEGKVSKSLKKVLKKLVVDDVQEQLLVADAKLGNAIKDKLSLQCVSNTSVQELMRCIRSQSENLLSGLPKKEMTAMSLGLAHSLSRYKLKFSPDKIDTMIVQAQNLLDDLDKELNNYMMRVREWYGWHFPELGKILTDNVAYIKTIKLVGTRDNMADTDLSDILMDELEQKVKEAAEISMGTEISDEDILNIQNLCDEIISINEYRAHLSEYLKARMMAMAPNLTVLVGETVGARLIAHSGSLVNLAKHPASTVQILGSEKALFRALKTKKDTPKYGLIFHASLVGSASTKNKGRISRSLAAKASLATRVDAFGDDVTMQLGIDHRAKLETRLRMLEEGNITKLSGAKAKAKLQKFHAVSEVKTFKVATDSTLPSTSKKIKQEDEAPNAPSHKKIKVEAETEEAAPSPKKKKKVKQEESAVAEEEQQEVEEQPTTGDEGSSKKKKKKKVKQEQEAADESVLDESVAETSGSAKKAKKEKKKKQAAEAEDE, from the exons ATGTTTATCCTTTACGAAACGCCGGCAGGCTATGCCATTTTTAAG CTTTTGGACAGTAACAAATTCAAAGAGATCGACAATCTCTATCTTGAATTTGAGTCACCGGAAAAGGCCAACAAAAT CGTTAAGTTGAAGCATTTCGAGAAGTTTGCCGATACAACAGAAGCCTTGTCTGCGGCCACAGCCGCGGTTGAGGGTAAGGTGTCGAAATCGCTCAAAAAAGTGCTGAAGAAGCTTGTGGTGGACGATGTACAGGAACAGCTGTTGGTGGCCGATGCTAAGCTGGGAAATGCTATCAAGGACAAGTTGTCGCTGCAATGCGTTTCCAACACATCAGTCCAAGAGCTGATGCGTTGCATTCGCAGCCAATCGGAGAATCTACTTTCCGGACTACCTAAGAAGGAAATGACGGCCATGTCGCTCGGTTTGGCTCATTCGCTGTCGCGCTACAAGCTCAAGTTCTCGCCCGACAAGATCGATACGATGATCGTGCAGGCTCAAAATCTGCTGGATGATTTAGATAAGGAGCTGAACAACTATATGATGCGCGTGCGTGAATG GTACGGATGGCATTTCCCCGAACTGGGAAAGATTCTGACCGACAATGTGGCGTACATTAAGACGATCAAACTCGTCGGCACGAGAGATAACATGGCGGATACGGATCTGTCCGATATTTTGATGGACGAGCTGGAACAGAAAGTAAAGGAAGCTGCTGAAATTTCTATGG GTACGGAAATATCGGATGAGGACATTCTTAACATCCAGAATCTGTGCGATGAGATCATATCGATCAACGAGTATCGTGCTCATTTGAGCGAGTACTTGAAGGCCCGCATGATGGCTATGGCTCCAAATCTGACCGTGCTTGTCGGAGAAACGGTCGGTGCCCGGCTGATCGCACACTCCGGATCGTTGGTTAATCTCGCTAAGCATCCGGCCTCTACAGTTCAGATTTTGG GGTCCGAAAAGGCACTCTTCCGAGCTttgaaaacgaagaaagataCCCCGAAGTATGGTTTGATTTTCCATGCCAGTTTGGTTGGCTCAGCAAGCACCAAGAACAAGGGTCGAATTTCTCGTTCCTTGGCTGCCAAAGCTTCTCTTGCAACGCGTGTTGACGCATTCGGAGACGATGTTACGATGCAGCTTGGAATCGATCATCGGGCTAAGCTGGAAACACGGTTACGCATGCTTGAGGAGGGTAACATCACGAAGCTGTCTggagcaaaggcaaaggcaaagctGCAAAAGTTCCACGCGGTTAGTGAGGTGAAAACGTTCAAGGTGGCCACCGACAGTACGCTGCCATCGACTTcgaagaaaatcaaacagGAAGATGAAGCGCCGAATGCTCCCTCGCACAAAAAGATCAAGGTAGAGGCCGAAACAGAGGAAGCCGCACCATcgccgaaaaagaaaaagaaggtcaAGCAGGAG GAGTCGGCTGTAGCtgaagaggagcagcaagaaGTAGAAGAGCAGCCAACGACCGGCGACGAGGGTtcctcgaagaagaagaaaaagaagaaggtgaagcaaGAGCAGGAGGCGGCCGATGAGAGCGTCCTGGACGAGAGTGTGGCCGAGACTTCTGGTTCGGCAAAGAAAGctaaaaaggagaaaaagaaaaaacaagcagcagaagcggagGATGAATGA